The Athene noctua chromosome 3, bAthNoc1.hap1.1, whole genome shotgun sequence genome includes a region encoding these proteins:
- the TIGAR gene encoding fructose-2,6-bisphosphatase TIGAR translates to MVRFGLTVVRHGETRYNKDKILQGQGVDEPLSATGFRQADAAGSFLSNVKFTHVFSSDLLRAKQTAATILGKNKFCKDLEIKFDARLRERKYGVAEGRPLTDLKAMAKAAGEQCPSFTPSGGETLDQVRERARDFFEFLCQLAVELEQKEQDAHGAASRSSGTPEEQLVFPWTNHCSEAELSSDNGGASKILDANILVVSHGAYMRNWLGYFVSDLNCTLPTNLTKSQLSSVSPNTGVSHFIIKLENGNLLKPEVTCVCLNQDSHLVDVGAECVAPKVF, encoded by the exons ATGGTTCGCTTCGGCCTGACCGTCGTCCGGCA TGGAGAAACAAGATACAACAAAGACAAGATACTGCAAG gtcAAGGAGTGGATGAGCCGCTCTCTGCAACTGGTTTCAGACAAGCAGATGCTGCTGGCTCATTTCTCAGTAATGTGAAGTTTACTCACGTCTTTTCAAGTGACCTCCTTCGAGCAAAGCAG ACTGCTGCCACAATTCtaggaaaaaacaagttttgcAAAGATTTGGAAATCAAGTTTGATGCAAGACTTCGAGAGAGA AAATACGGCGTTGCAGAAGGAAGGCCTTTGACTGACCTCAAAGCTATGGCAAAGGCTGCTGGAGAGCAGTGTCCATCATTCACACCTTCTGGAGGAGAAACACTGGATCAA GTAAGAGAACGTGCAAGGGATTTTTTTGAATTTCTGTGTCAGCTAGCTGTTGAACTGGAACAGAAAGAACAAGACGCGCATGGTGCGGCAAGCAGAAGCTCAGGAACGCCTGAAGAACAGTTGGTTTTCCCTTGGACAAACCACTGCAGTGAAGCAGAACTTAGCTCTGATAATGGTGGAGCTTCTAAAATATTAGATGCCAATATATTAGTGGTGAGTCATGGAGCCTACATGAGGAACTGGCTTGGGTATTTTGTTTCAGATCTCAACTGTACTTTGCCAACAAATTTAACAAAGTCTCAGTTGTCTTCTGTCAGCCCTAATACGGGAGTTAGTCACTTCATTATAAAACTTGAAAATGGGAATTTGTTAAAACCTGAAGTCACGTGTGTTTGTCTTAACCAAGACTCTCACTTAGTGGATGTGGGAGCTGAATGTGTAGCTCCAAAAGTGTTTTAA
- the FGF23 gene encoding fibroblast growth factor 23 — translation MPRRSPYSCLGYLLLVLWTLKATLAFPNSSPLLNPSWGNGDHLMHLYTDTERNSFHLQINADGYVDGVPHQTIYSALMIKSEGAGSVIITGVKSGRYLCMDMKGNIFGSHYFSQEDCVFNHRTLENGYDVYQSPKHNFLVSLGRVKQAFFPGMNPPPYSQFLSRTNEIPLFRFNTPEPHRNTRSADIDPMDPHQILVPQRKISAFGSQLQPQADFSHIPREPMRINQNDVVNPDDPHAMMDARRYASPRFYITR, via the exons ATGCCACGGAGAAGTCCCTACAGCTGCCTGGGGTACCTGCTGCTGGTACTCTGGACCCTGAAGGCTACCCTTGCCTTTCCCAACTCCTCTCCACTGCTAAATCCCAGCTGGGGGAATGGGGATCACCTGATGCACCTCTACACAGATACGGAGAGGAACAGCTTCCATCTCCAAATCAACGCTGATGGCTACGTTGATGGTGTTCCTCACCAAACCATTTACA GTGCCTTAATGATCAAATCTGAGGGTGCTGGCTCGGTAATAATCACGGGTGTGAAGAGTGGACGCTACCTCTGTATGGacatgaaaggaaacatttttggcTCG cattACTTCAGTCAAGAGGACTGTGTGTTCAACCACAGGACGCTGGAAAATGGATATGATGTGTACCAATCTCCCAAACACAACTTTCTGGTTAGCTTAGGCAGAGTTAAACAAGCTTTTTTCCCCGGAATGAATCCACCACCATATTCCCAGTTTTTGTCCAGGACAAATGAAATCCCTTTATTTCGATTCAACACACCTGAGCCCCACAGAAATACTAGAAGTGCAGATATTGATCCAATGGATCCTCACCAGATCCTGGTCCCGCAGAGAAAGATCTCTGCCTTCGGATCTCAGTTGCAGCCGCAAGCAGACTTTTCCCACATACCCAGAGAACCCATGAGAATCAACCAGAACGACGTGGTCAACCCAGACGACCCACACGCAATGATGGATGCCAGGAGGTACGCAAGTCCTCGCTTCTACATAACAAGATAA